GAGGAAGATGAAGAAGAAACTAAGGAGAGGTGGGTATAGACCTAAGAACCCTGGAGATCTAATTGAGATTGATAGTATAGTAATCTTTATGGATGGAATAAGAAGATACATAGTTACAGCAGTGGATGTAAAGGGGAGATTTGCCTTTGCCTATGCATATAAGAGATTATCAAGTAAAACATCTATGGATTTCATGAAGAAGTTGAAGGAGGTAGCCCCATTCCCTATAACACATATACAGACAGATAATGGTAGTGAGTTTCATGGATACTTCAGAGATTATCTTGAGAAGGAGGGAATAACTCATTTCTTCACATACCCTAAGAGACCTATAATGAACTCATACATAGAGAGATTCAACAGAACCCTTAAGGAGGAGTTTGCAAATGAAGCTTATGATGACCTTATCTTTGATATAGATGAGTTTAACAGGAAACTCATGGAGTATCTAATCTTCTATAACACAGAGAGACCTCATACCTCTCTTAACTATAAGTCTCCTTTGAGGTATATTATAGATGAGTTTGGATTTTCCAATATGTTGTGGACTTATACATTCATTTGACTTTTCGGTATTGGTTTGTTAAAATCATCTGTGGCAAAAAACTTAAAGAAAGGAAGGTGAAAAGATGGGGGTATCACCTAACGAGATTGGAATTGATTGGGAAGGATTGTATTCTGAGAGAGCAAAGGGAATGAGAGCTTCGGAGATAAGGGAGTTACTTAAAGTTGCAAAACAAAAAGGGGTAATTTCATTAGCAGGTGGTTTTCCAGATCCAACATTATTTCCAACAGAGCAGATAAGAGAGGTAAGTGATTATGTACTTAAAAACTATGGTAAAGAAGCTCTCCAGTATGGAGTAACTGAGGGATTAAAACAACTAAGAGAGCTCCTTGTGGAGAAGATGAGGAAAGAAGGAGTAAATGCTTCCTTAGATAACCTTATAATTACCACAGCTTCCCAACAGGGATTGGATCTTGTGGCAAAGGTATTTATAAACCCGGGAGATACTGTAATTGTAGAATCTCCTTCATACCTTGGTGCCCTTCAAGCTTTTAATGCCTTCCAGGCAAAATTTGTGGATGTGAGAATAAACAAAGATGGAATAGACACATCTCTTCTTGAAGAAAGCATAAAAAAGTTAAGGAAGGAAGGAATAAAACCAAAATTTATCTATGTCGTTCCGAATTTTCACAATCCAACAGGTGTAACTCTCTCCTTAGAGAGGAGGAAAGAGATAATAGAAATTTCAGAGAGATACCAGATTCCAATTATAGAAGATGATCCATATGGTGAAGTCAGATTTGAGGGAGAAAGAGTTCCATCACTGATCAGTATGGATATATCACATGTTATAGCATTAAGGACATTCTCAAAGATTCTCTCTCCTGGTCTTAGACTTGGATGGATAGTTGGAGATCCACAGGCAGTAAGAAAGATTGTAATTGCAAAACAGGCAGCAGATTTGTGCTCTCCATCTATAACCCAGTTTATAGTTTATGAATTCTTGAAAAGAGGATACCTTGAACCATACCTTGAAACTGTAAGGAGAGAGTATAAGAAGAAGAGAGATGCCATGCTTCAAGCTATGGAGAAGTATTTTCCTGAAGAAGTTAAATGGACCAAACCTGAGGGTGGTTTATTTGTATGGGTAACCTGTCCAGAATACATAAACACTGAAGAACTCTTCTATGAAGCCATAGAGGAGAAAGTGGCATTCGTTATTGGAGCAGCATTTTACGCTCACAGAAATATACACAATTGCATGAGGTTGAACTTCTCTCTACCAAGCATGGAGCAGATAGAGGAGGGCATAAAACGGTTAGGTAATCTTCTCAAAAAGAAGATTAAAACTTAATCTATACGAGTTGATTTATTAAATAATTCGGATTTAGAGTTTCGCCAGTAGAACTGGTTAGTAGTTCATCCCATCTTAAAGAACTACCGGGTTCAAATATTTTTTCTATAAAGAATTTGCCAACCTCTGGCTTAAAAGGTAATGGAGAGATGTTTGCTTTTATAAATTCATCCATCTGAGAAGCCATCATCTCTCCAAGTAGATAGTTTTGATAGTAGACTGGATTGGTTCCAAAGTGAATCTTTGCTGCCCAATCAAATCTATTTCTTCTATCCTTAGGAGTATTCAGGAATTGATTTTCAGCTACAAAATCATACCATAAATTGTTAATGTTATCTTCCATCTCATAGAGTTTCTTTTCAAAAAAAACAAAAGTTATTATCCATCTTGCTGAAATCATAAGTTGTAACTTTAAAAGTTTATCTATTAAATCTTTATAATCCTTTAACTCCTCCTCAACTCCGACGATTTCTTTATACCAAACCCACTTTCTTGCAAATCTACCAAAGAACATGGCAACTGCCTCAGTGGTAAATGTATGGGAAGGTTCCCTAAGTAGGAAAGGTAAATCCATATTCAGATATTTATCATAGACAGCATGTCCCATCTCATGAAGCATGGTTTCAGCCCATCTCTCATTTGGTCTTATGTTTGCAAGGATTCTCACATCTCCACTCCTGTCTATGTGTATGCAAAAGGCATGTTGATTCTTTCCCTCTCTCTCGTAAAGGTCACTCCTTGCCAGTATATCTTTAACCTCCATTCCCATAGATTCATAAGTCTTCACTGTAAGTTCTTCTATATCCCTATCTTTAAAAATCTCATCAAAGGGAATGTCATATATATGAGGGACCTCCTGAAAGAATGGATCAGAGTAGTGCCATGGCATAAGGTTCTTACTTGAAACACCAAACCGCTCTGAGAGCCTATTGTCTATCTCTTCCTTCATTGCCTTGAATGTTTTATCTGTCTTGTTTTTAAATTCCTTAAATATACTGTGAATCCTATCTACATTCAGTTCTTGAAGTTCAAACATCATCTCGTAATAATTACTATATCCAAATCCTCTTGCGATTTTATTTCTTATCTTTACCAATTCAAGGATCTTTGGACCAACAACTTCTCCTATCTCTTTACTTGCCTCCCAAGCTTTTTTTCTTAAAGACGAATCTCTCTCATTTCTGAGTATCTCTTCAATTTCATTATTTGTCACTTTCTTTCCATCTATTTCTCCTCTAAAACTTGTAAAAATACTTTCTATTTCTGCCTCTTTCTCTGAAACAACTTTCAATGTCTCTTTATCAATCTGATTTGGAAGCATTACATTTCTTAAAAGAATAAACTCTCTCTTCTCAAGGGGAGAAAGGGAGTTATTCTGTAAAAACTTGTTGACCAGTTCAAATTTACTCCTGTCCGATAGATACTCTCTTAATTTTATATCTGCCTCTATAAATTTTTTCTCCCAATCCTTCTTTCCTGTGGTGGTAAGATTCCAGTAGGCAGTTGCAACCTCCTTTTCCAGTTCCATCAACTCATTGTTAACCTTTGTTAAAAACTCCTTATGATTCATCACTTCTCCTCCTTTCTTCATCTAAGGTGAAATTATATCACCTTAAGAATTAGATAAAAAATGCCTCCAAATAGCACTATGTAGAGTGGATTTAGTTTTCTATATCTGAAATAAATAACTAAAAGGAAAACAAAGACAACTATGGATGAATAGTCAACTATTGCTGAACTTGTGAAGATAAGGTATGTGGTGTATGCAACAAGTACTATTACGCCCACCCTTAAACTTCTATAGAGTTTATCTAAACTATACTTCTTCTCTATGAAAAGTAGAAACGCATAGACAATCATGGAGAGAAGCACACCAGGTAGAATTACTCCTATGGTTGAAGATAGGGCACCAAAGAAACCAGCGACTTTAAATCCAGTATAGGTGGCTACATTAACAGCTATAGGTCCAGGAGTTAGTTGAGCTATTGAAATCATGTTCAGAAAATCATCCATTGAAAGAATGTGATGAACCCTTACAATCTCATCTCTAATGATTGAGAGAACACCCCAACCTCCCCCATAGGCAAAGAAACCAATTTTAAGGAAGATGAGAAAGAGTTTTATTATCATTTTTCACCCCTTATAATAAGGAAGTAGATAAGAGAGATAAGGATAAAAGTGTATATAGTGTGAAGTTTTAAAAAAATTATGAGGAGCATCCCAAACAGAACCAGTATAAAATTTCTCAACCTCCACTTTTTTGTAACTCTATATATAAAATCGATTAGTATAACAGATATTCCTATTCTCACACCTACAAGAAAGTACTTTACATATGGAACATCAATGTATCGCCAAAGGAATTTAGCCACTATTAGTATAGTAATGAATGGGGGAAGAAAAACTGAAAATACAAGAAATACACCAAGGGGAATACCACCTAATTCACTTCCAACAAAGAAAGCAGTATTTATAGCAATGGGACCCGGTACCGATTGAGCTTTCACAAGACACTTGAGGAATGTTTTTTTATCCATTATATTTTTTCCAACTATCTCTCTCTCAATAAGAGGTATCATTGCATACCCCCCTCCTATTGTAAGACCACTTATCTTAAAAAAGGTAAAAAAGAGACTTATATATTTCACTCTTCAATATAAACCTTCTCCACAAAGGGAGAAGTCATTGCAAAAAGGACCCCTGCGTAGTTGAGTTTGAAGGAAACTATATCACCAACTTTAATATGAGGACAATTCTCAACATCAATAACCATGTGATCACTGGAGGCTCCAATGATTTCAAACTTATCTAATGGGATGATGCCGGAGAGACTGACATCCTGCCTCCCCAATGCAAGAATTGCCCTTCTTCTAATTCCTCTATCCTCAAACTCTGGCACCTCTCCAAAGGCATCTACGGTTCTTTCTCCCCATGGAAGAGATGGTTTTCTCTTAACCTCTATAACCTCTGCCTCCAGAGTGAATGTATCCTGTCTTAGACCAGGTAGAGGTTTCCTATTTATTGCTTCCACCCCAAGAAATATACCCTCTCCAACTCTTATTTGATTTATAAATCTGGGAAGCTTTCCTCTCCATATCATGGGAAGAAGATTTGAACCACCACCAGATACAACTTTTACCCTAATTCCATGATCCTCAATAAGATTTTTTAATTTAAGAAGAACTCCGAGATTCTCCTTAGTGGGAATAATACCTGATAGACATGTAAGATTTGTCCCTATTCCAAGAAATTCAATGGATGAAAAATCCATAATCTTCTTTACAAAGAAAAGAACATCCTCAGGCATAACACCCTCTCTCAACTCTCCAACTTCTACCATGACTATAACTTTATGAATCCTTCCTTTTCTTGAGGAGACCTTTGATAAATGCTTTATAACCTCTATTTCAGTATTTAAAGAGATATCTGAAAATTCAATCACCTCTTCTATCTCTGATAACATTGGAGAGCGAAGTAGCATCTTTTCCACATTAACATTGGAAAAATTCTTTATGTTCCTCATCCTTGAATCTCCAATCACTTTTGCACCTAAGGATTTTAGTACCCTTACTATATTCTCGTCCCCAAGAACAACCTTTACCACAGGAACCACATCAACACCAAGTGGCTCGCATCTACTCTTTATGGTTAAATAGTTCTCTCCTATTGCTTTAAGATTTATCTTTAGTCTCGGAAACATTATAGTTTTATTATATCCCATAAATGATAAAATTATTCTATGAAAAAAGTTATAGCAATTTTGGTTATCTTCATACTCATGCTTGCCATTGGAGCAAAGAGAGAGGAAAAGATACCTGAACCATATCTTTCATCTATAAACTTTTTAAGAGAGATGAATGTGGTATCTGGATATCCAGATGGAACCTACAGGATAGACTGGGCAATAACCCAGGGAGAATTTATAACCCTTCTTGTGAGGGGATACAATGTAACCCAAAGTTATAAAAGGGAAGAAGAAACCCTTGTTTCTAAATTAAAGAAGTTTATTAATGCGGTGCTATCAATATTTAAAAAGAAGGAAAGGTTTGTAAATCTAAAGGATCATTGGGTGCATCCATATCTAATTGAGCTTTCAAGACTTGAAACTTTATCGGAGGAAGAGATAAAGCCAGATACGGCAGTTACAATAGAAGAAGCTCTTTTTCTTGAAATTAATCTCTTTCCCTTTAAAAATGAAATTAAGGATATTACATTTCAAAATGCCACAGAAAACAAAGAGAAGATACTTTCATGTTCAGTTTCCCATAACCTTCTCCCAGATGGTGTTAGATTTGGGAAGAAACTCTCAAGAGGAGATGCCTTCCTTCTCATTGAAAGATTCATAAAGAAACGGCAGTCTCAAATAGAAGAATAGCATTATCTTTGCAATCAATACATTCCCTTAGAGAAAGTTCAATTCTTGGAGAAGTGGTAATTGGTGGGAAAATGTGGTAAAATTGAATAAATGTTTATGGGAACCTATTTGTACAAAATGGATAGTAAGGGAAGAGTAATGGTTCCTCCTATATACAGGGAGGAACTGGGAACTAAATTTGTAGTCACCAAGGGGCTTGAGAAGTGTCTTTTTGGATACCCTACAAAGGAGTGGGAGAATCTTTCAAAAAAACTTGCCAAAATAAGTTTGACTACAAAAGAGACAAGGTTCTTCCTTAGAGTTTGGTTTTCATCGGCAACTTTTGTAGAGATTGACAATCAGGGAAGAATTCTTATTCCTTTAGAATTCAGAAAGTTTGCCTCTTTAAAGAGAGATGTAGCATTTATTGGAGTTTTTAACAGAGTTGAAATATGGGATAAAAATGCATGGGATAAATATTTAGAAACAAAAGAACTCTCCTATGAAAACTCTGTAAGTAAACTTGTGGAGAATATATGAAGGTGCCCATTCATAAACCTGTGCTTGTCAAAGAGATACTCTTCTATATAGACTTTGAGAAAAAAAGAATATTCCTTGATCTCACAATAGGTGAGGGTGGGCATAGCTATGAAATAATAAAGAGAATGAAAGAGGATTCCCTACTTATAGGGTTGGATATAGATCCAGATGTCTTAGAGGTTGCCAAAGAAAGACTTAAAACTGATAACAGAAGAGTCATTCTAATAAACGATAATTACAAAAATTTTCCTTTAGTGCTAAAAGGACTTGGTATAGAGAAGGTGGATTTTATGCTTCTGGATTTAGGTTTCTCTTCCTTTCATTTAAGAAAGGGAAGGGGTTTTTCCTTTGATGATGATATAAGCATTGATATGAGATATCGGAAAAACATTAGAAGTGGAGAGTATGTAATAAACTCCCTTGGAGAGAAGGAACTTACATATATCTTTAAAACTTTTGGAGAGATAAGAGAAGCTAAGAGGATAGCAAGAAAAATTGTTCAGGAAAGAGAGAAAGCACCGATAACCACAGGAAAGAGACTTAAAGAGATTATAGAATCCCTGTATCCAGCCTACATGAGGAAAGGGAGTATACACCCTGCAACAAAGGTATTCCAGGCATTAAGAATATATGTAAATAAAGAGTTAGAAAACCTAAAAACCTTCCTTTCATCTTTCCAGGACTATTTAAACAAAAATGGAGTTGTTGAAATAATTTCGTATCATTCCCTTGAGGATAGAATGGTAAAGAAAAGGTTTTTGGAACTTGAAAGAGAGGGAGTAATTAAAGTTCTTACAAAAAGGCCTATAACACCTCAAGAAGAGGAAATTGAGGATAATATAAGGAGTCGCAGTGCAAAACTCAGAGTGGCTAAAAAGATTTAGTATATTTATTATCATAACGATTCTACTTGTATTTTTCTATGGGCTACTCAACCTTCAGATTATGAATCTGGAGAATAAAAGGAATATATTAAAAAGAGACCTTGATTCTC
The sequence above is drawn from the Caldisericia bacterium genome and encodes:
- a CDS encoding transposase, translated to MRLFCIYKGIKGFVSVYNLLMKYENGLIDESVKRKLKILSFFEKYGLKPTIDAFGVSKSTIYRWRKILRDNSGRIEALKDKSRAPKRRRKRNIDIRVIDFIVDIRKRYGRIGKEKIKVLLDEYCKENGIKTVSSSTIGRIIKDRNLFFYHKEYTHFGKEKKRKMKKKLRRGGYRPKNPGDLIEIDSIVIFMDGIRRYIVTAVDVKGRFAFAYAYKRLSSKTSMDFMKKLKEVAPFPITHIQTDNGSEFHGYFRDYLEKEGITHFFTYPKRPIMNSYIERFNRTLKEEFANEAYDDLIFDIDEFNRKLMEYLIFYNTERPHTSLNYKSPLRYIIDEFGFSNMLWTYTFI
- a CDS encoding PLP-dependent aminotransferase family protein, which produces MGVSPNEIGIDWEGLYSERAKGMRASEIRELLKVAKQKGVISLAGGFPDPTLFPTEQIREVSDYVLKNYGKEALQYGVTEGLKQLRELLVEKMRKEGVNASLDNLIITTASQQGLDLVAKVFINPGDTVIVESPSYLGALQAFNAFQAKFVDVRINKDGIDTSLLEESIKKLRKEGIKPKFIYVVPNFHNPTGVTLSLERRKEIIEISERYQIPIIEDDPYGEVRFEGERVPSLISMDISHVIALRTFSKILSPGLRLGWIVGDPQAVRKIVIAKQAADLCSPSITQFIVYEFLKRGYLEPYLETVRREYKKKRDAMLQAMEKYFPEEVKWTKPEGGLFVWVTCPEYINTEELFYEAIEEKVAFVIGAAFYAHRNIHNCMRLNFSLPSMEQIEEGIKRLGNLLKKKIKT
- a CDS encoding M2 family metallopeptidase yields the protein MNHKEFLTKVNNELMELEKEVATAYWNLTTTGKKDWEKKFIEADIKLREYLSDRSKFELVNKFLQNNSLSPLEKREFILLRNVMLPNQIDKETLKVVSEKEAEIESIFTSFRGEIDGKKVTNNEIEEILRNERDSSLRKKAWEASKEIGEVVGPKILELVKIRNKIARGFGYSNYYEMMFELQELNVDRIHSIFKEFKNKTDKTFKAMKEEIDNRLSERFGVSSKNLMPWHYSDPFFQEVPHIYDIPFDEIFKDRDIEELTVKTYESMGMEVKDILARSDLYEREGKNQHAFCIHIDRSGDVRILANIRPNERWAETMLHEMGHAVYDKYLNMDLPFLLREPSHTFTTEAVAMFFGRFARKWVWYKEIVGVEEELKDYKDLIDKLLKLQLMISARWIITFVFFEKKLYEMEDNINNLWYDFVAENQFLNTPKDRRNRFDWAAKIHFGTNPVYYQNYLLGEMMASQMDEFIKANISPLPFKPEVGKFFIEKIFEPGSSLRWDELLTSSTGETLNPNYLINQLV
- a CDS encoding chromate transporter; this translates as MIIKLFLIFLKIGFFAYGGGWGVLSIIRDEIVRVHHILSMDDFLNMISIAQLTPGPIAVNVATYTGFKVAGFFGALSSTIGVILPGVLLSMIVYAFLLFIEKKYSLDKLYRSLRVGVIVLVAYTTYLIFTSSAIVDYSSIVVFVFLLVIYFRYRKLNPLYIVLFGGIFYLILKVI
- a CDS encoding chromate transporter, with product MKYISLFFTFFKISGLTIGGGYAMIPLIEREIVGKNIMDKKTFLKCLVKAQSVPGPIAINTAFFVGSELGGIPLGVFLVFSVFLPPFITILIVAKFLWRYIDVPYVKYFLVGVRIGISVILIDFIYRVTKKWRLRNFILVLFGMLLIIFLKLHTIYTFILISLIYFLIIRGEK
- a CDS encoding alanine/ornithine racemase family PLP-dependent enzyme, with protein sequence MFPRLKINLKAIGENYLTIKSRCEPLGVDVVPVVKVVLGDENIVRVLKSLGAKVIGDSRMRNIKNFSNVNVEKMLLRSPMLSEIEEVIEFSDISLNTEIEVIKHLSKVSSRKGRIHKVIVMVEVGELREGVMPEDVLFFVKKIMDFSSIEFLGIGTNLTCLSGIIPTKENLGVLLKLKNLIEDHGIRVKVVSGGGSNLLPMIWRGKLPRFINQIRVGEGIFLGVEAINRKPLPGLRQDTFTLEAEVIEVKRKPSLPWGERTVDAFGEVPEFEDRGIRRRAILALGRQDVSLSGIIPLDKFEIIGASSDHMVIDVENCPHIKVGDIVSFKLNYAGVLFAMTSPFVEKVYIEE
- a CDS encoding S-layer homology domain-containing protein; translated protein: MKKVIAILVIFILMLAIGAKREEKIPEPYLSSINFLREMNVVSGYPDGTYRIDWAITQGEFITLLVRGYNVTQSYKREEETLVSKLKKFINAVLSIFKKKERFVNLKDHWVHPYLIELSRLETLSEEEIKPDTAVTIEEALFLEINLFPFKNEIKDITFQNATENKEKILSCSVSHNLLPDGVRFGKKLSRGDAFLLIERFIKKRQSQIEE
- the mraZ gene encoding division/cell wall cluster transcriptional repressor MraZ, which codes for MFMGTYLYKMDSKGRVMVPPIYREELGTKFVVTKGLEKCLFGYPTKEWENLSKKLAKISLTTKETRFFLRVWFSSATFVEIDNQGRILIPLEFRKFASLKRDVAFIGVFNRVEIWDKNAWDKYLETKELSYENSVSKLVENI
- the rsmH gene encoding 16S rRNA (cytosine(1402)-N(4))-methyltransferase RsmH, which encodes MKVPIHKPVLVKEILFYIDFEKKRIFLDLTIGEGGHSYEIIKRMKEDSLLIGLDIDPDVLEVAKERLKTDNRRVILINDNYKNFPLVLKGLGIEKVDFMLLDLGFSSFHLRKGRGFSFDDDISIDMRYRKNIRSGEYVINSLGEKELTYIFKTFGEIREAKRIARKIVQEREKAPITTGKRLKEIIESLYPAYMRKGSIHPATKVFQALRIYVNKELENLKTFLSSFQDYLNKNGVVEIISYHSLEDRMVKKRFLELEREGVIKVLTKRPITPQEEEIEDNIRSRSAKLRVAKKI